The bacterium CG_4_10_14_0_2_um_filter_33_32 genomic interval TGGTTTAAACGCGCTTCAGCTTGCAAAATACAGAAGGACTAAGATTGGAATGGTTTTTCAACAATATAATCTTATTAAAACCATGACTGCTGTTGAAAATGTCGCTCTTCCGCTTACGTTTGATGGCAGACCTAAAAGGCTTAGAACTCAAAGAGCTGAAAATTGTTTAGACATGGTAGGTATGCAAAGTTATAAAGACCATACTCCCGCCGAATTATCAGGAGGTCAACAGCAAAGAGTGGCTATTGCCAGAGCTTGGGTTACCAGCCCCTGGATTGTGTTAGCTGATGAGCCAACAGGTAATTTAGACAGTAAATCAGCTAATGACATTATGGAGTTGCTAAAAAAATTAAGCGTTAAATCTAAACGAATAGTTGTTTTGATTACTCATAACCCCGATTATATTAAATACGCTGATAAGGTTTTTTATATAAGAGATGGTGTTATAACTAAAGTTACAGGTAAATCTAAAAGCGTTAAGAAGAGTAAGCCAAAAGCTACTTTAGAATTTTTGGAAATTGATCCTAAAATAGTAAGAGATCTTAAAAAGGTAGGATATAAATCAGCTCAAGATATTATTTCTGCAAAAATATCTGATTTAATACAGGTTTCGGGTGTGAATGAGGTAGAAGCGGCTAAGATTCAAAAAGCTGCCACTAAGTTTTTGGAAGGGGAAGAAACAGGTGATTCAGGATCCACAGAGGGTAATGAAGCAGACGAAGATTTAGAAGGAGAAAATTCTGGCAGCTTAACTAGCTAACAAAGAAGGTAAAATATGAAGATTAGAGACGTTTTTGCTCTATCAACAGGAAATTTAAGAAGAAATAGGATGCGTAGTGTTCTTACTATAACGGGTGTAACCATTGGTATAGCTGCTATTGTTTTTCTAGTATCTTTAGGTTTTGGCCTGCAGAATCTCTCTATTAAAAAAATTACTTCCTTAGATGCTTTAACAACTATTACTGTGTCTCCGGGTAATAATGCCCAAACTAAACTTAATGAAGAGACTGTTAATAAATTTAAAGGTATTAAGGGTGTTTCTAATGTAAGCACTACTTTTTCGGTACCTAGCCAGATATCTTATAATAATAAAACCACTGATTCTGTAACGTATGGGTTAAATCCAGAATATATCGATATAGAAGGATTGAAAATAAAAGAGGGAAAAAGCTTTTCATCAAATGATGCAAAAGAAGTGATTGTTTCACAATCAATATTAAAAGTTTTTGATGTTAAAGATTATAAGAGTGTTTTAGGCCAAGACTTGGAAGTAAATTTTATAGTGTTAGATGATGAAGGTAATATTAAAAAAATAGATGAATCTTTGTCAAAGCAGAAGCTTAAGATAGTTGGTTTTGTTGAAGAAGAGAAAAATAACGTTTATATTTCTATTGATCACTTAAAACCATTAGGGCTTAAACTTTATAATAGAACAAAAGTAAAAGTTAATGATAAGGCAGATTTAGAGTCGATTAGAAGTCAGATAGATGCCTTAGGTTTTACCACAATTTCAGTAAAGGATACTATAAATCAAATTGATAAAGTTTTCTTAATCGTAAAAATCATCCTTGGTGCATTTGGGATGATAGCGCTTTTAGTCGCTTCAATAGGTATTTTTAATACCATGACTATAGCTTTATTAGAAAGAACCCATGAGATTGGTGTTATGAAAGCTATAGGTGCAACTGATAAAGACATCAAATGGACTTTTATATCAGAAGTTTCTGTAATTGGTCTTCTAGGAGGTATCTTAGGAGTTATATCGGGCATAATAGGTGGTTATATTATAAATTGGTTAGTGAATTCTTTAGCAAAAGCGTTGGGTGGAGAACCTAATACTCTTTTTTATACTCCAATAGAATTTATTCTAATAGCTATCGGTTTTTCGTTCTTTGTTAGTACATTGGCAGGGTTTTATCCTGCAAAAAGAGCCTCTAAACTAAGCCCTATAGAGGCATTAAGGTATGAATAGTAGGCTAAGAAGCCCCGATTATTTTAATATATAATTAGATACTTTAGAAATCGAGTTTGTGCTATTCAAGTAATAATAGATTCCAAAGATTATTAGGAATACAAGAGTAGATAAAATAATTGTCTTTTTTATATCTTTTTTAATAAATCGGTGTATTTTGTCTTCTTCTAATATCTCAGCGGTTGTAGCAGTGGTTGCTGGCGTTGTTTCTGATGATAATTCTTCTTTGTTTAAGGATTCATTAAATGTATGCGTCTGAATCTGGTTTTCGAGGTGTTGTTGCATTAGTTGTTTGAACTGTTTTTTTAGTTTTTTATTCTTCTTTTTTCTCATTGGCTTTTGTTTCCTTTTAATTTATAATATTATATTATATCATCCTATAAAAGACTTTTATGGAAACAAACATTTTATTTATTATTATTGCTATTTTATCTATTTTTATAATCTCGCTTCAAATACAAGTGCTATTTCTTAGAAGAAGGATAAGAGATCTCTTTGGCAAAGAAAAAGGCAAGGATATTGAACAGGTACTTAATGATTATGTTAAAGGAGTCAGCCATTATTTTGAAGATGTGGAAGAATTAAAAAAATTCTCCCAAAAGTTGTTTCATCTAGTAAGTAAGAGTATCCAAAAGATAGGTTTTATAAGATTTAATCCTTTTGATGATGTAGGTGGAGATCAAAGTTTCTCAATAGCGCTTTTAGATTTAAATAATGACGGTATTTTGATTTCCAGTTTGTTTGGCAGAGACGGTACAAGAGTGTATAGCAAGCCAATCACCAGCGGTAAATCAAAATACTTTTTGTCTCATGAAGAAGAAAAGGCCTTGGAAGAGGCAATAAAAAATAATAGGAGTTTAGATGTTTCGCAAAAAAAATGAACTAAGCAATGAGATTGAAACGATCGTTGGGCCATCCGTTGCCTTAAAAGGAAATTTACACAGTGATGGTAATATAATTGTTAAAGGTGTAGTTTCAGGGGAAATCAAAACGCAAGGTGATATTTTAGTAGATGAAGGAGCTGAGATTAAAGCTTCAGTCTCAGCAACGAATATTAAAATTGCTGGTACAGTTAATGGTGATCTTGTCTCAGACGGTGAGATAGAAATTACAGAAACAGGTAAAGTAATAGGTAATATTAATTCCTCAGCGCTTATAATCAGAGTAGGAGCAGTATTCATCGGTAAGAGCGTTATGGAATTAAATGAAGATAATGTAAATAAAGCAAAAGAAGATCAAGAAGAGAAAGAAGAACAAGAAGAAGAGGGAAACATAGAACCAGAGCCCGAAATAGAAGAATAGCCACCACGCCTTTTGAGCGGCATCTATGACTTTGAATGCTATACAATCAACTAATTATGATTTACAACCAAGCAACATGTACCCTAGAAGGTGAGGGGTAAAAATGTATTATTATATAATAAATCCCGCTGCAGGTGGCGGTAAGATAAATAAGATACAAACAAGACTTAAAGCCCTACTTAAAGAAAAAAGGATAGATGGGGATTTTGCTAAAAGTATTGGTAAGGGTGACGCTTCAAAGATTACAAAGATAGCGATTAGACAAGGTTTTAAGACTATTATCGCCGTAGGCGGAGATAGTACAGTATTAGAGGTTGTGAATGGAATTATTGATAATTCTGATATTGCGTTAGGCATTCTTCCAATAGGTTCTACAAACGTTATAGCCAGACTTTTCGGCATTAATGATTGGGTTGAGACGACTGATATTCTAGCTCAAAGAAAATTAGAAAAAATAAACTTGGGTCAAGTTAATAACTCTTTTTTTATAAATTCAGTACAGTTGGGGATTGAAAATGAATTGTCACAAGAGAGGAAAGACATATCTCCTTTAAATAATCTGTTATTTAAAGGAAAAGTTATGCGTAAAATACTGCAATTTAAATCTTTTTTTGCAAGATTGGATTTTGAAGAAGGATTTTCTGTAAGCTCAGATATTTTTAATATCTCTGTAATTAATGGAGGAAAGGATTATAATTCTGATAAATTACAAGTTATTTTGGTACCTAATCAGTCTAAGTTCAATCTGCTTAAGAAACTTTCCAAAGTTACCGCTTCTTCGTATGTAGATTTATCTTTTGTAAGTAAATTTCAGACTAAGAAGGTTTCTATCACAACCAAGAAACCTAAGCAAATTTTTGCAGATAATGAATATATAGGTATGACGCCAATGGATATTTCTACTACCTCAAAGAAAATTAAGATTATAGTAAATAAACAAAATATAAGTAGATATTGATTAACTTTCAATTTAAAGCTATTATATTAAAGGAAGGAGAAAAAAATAGTTAAGAAATTTCGTATTAACAAAGAAATTAGATTTTCCCCCCTCAGGGTTATAGATGCTGACGGAACTCAACTAGGGGTATTATCAAAAGAAGAGGCTTTTTCAAGGGCTGAAGAATATGGTTTAGATTTGGTAGAAGTTTCTCCCAATGCTCGTCCTCCCGTTGTTAAGATAATGGATTTTGGTAAATTTAAGTATGAACAGGCAAAAGCAGAAAAAAAGCATAATCAAAAGCAAAAGACAGGAGAGCTTAAAGAAATCAGGTTTGGATTAAAAATAGGTACCCATGATTTAGATATAAAGCTGAGACGAGCAGAAGAATTTTTTAAAGATAATAATAAAGTTCAAATTATTTTAAGATTTAAAGGTCGAGAGATAACTCATAAAGAGTTGGGTTTCGAGCTTTTAAAAAAATTTATTGATAGATTAAACGAAATTAGCAAACTAGAAGGAGGTATTAAGAGTCAGGGTATGTCTATAACTGCCCTTCTAGTACCGAAATAAAATTATGGTAAAAATGAAAACCCACAAGGGTACACAAAAGAGAATAAAGGTTACAAAAACAGGAAAGCTTAAAAGAAGAAGAGCTTATCGAAGTCATTTGTTAGAGAAAAAAAGTCCTAAGAGAAAGTCGAAATACTCAAAATCTTTTGCGGTTAGCTCCGCTGACGAAAAAAATGTTAAGAAATTACTTCCAAGTAGGTAATTTTATAGCTATATTGTATTTGGAAAGGAGAATAAGTTGGTTAGGGTAAAAAGGGGCAAAATAACAAGACAAAAACATAAGAAAGTTTTAAAAGCGACAAAAGGCATGAAGGGCGTTAGGCGTTCTTCAATAAAGAAAGCCAAAGAAGCGGTTATTAAAGCTTTATCTTATTCATATAGAGACAGAAGGGCTAAAAAGAGGGATTTCCGCAAGCT includes:
- a CDS encoding ABC transporter ATP-binding protein, with translation MAKKPVIKTVNLCKYYQMGKTTVRANQKINIEVYSGEFVIIFGQSGCGKSTLMSLLAGLDEPTSGEILVRGEKLNGLNALQLAKYRRTKIGMVFQQYNLIKTMTAVENVALPLTFDGRPKRLRTQRAENCLDMVGMQSYKDHTPAELSGGQQQRVAIARAWVTSPWIVLADEPTGNLDSKSANDIMELLKKLSVKSKRIVVLITHNPDYIKYADKVFYIRDGVITKVTGKSKSVKKSKPKATLEFLEIDPKIVRDLKKVGYKSAQDIISAKISDLIQVSGVNEVEAAKIQKAATKFLEGEETGDSGSTEGNEADEDLEGENSGSLTS
- a CDS encoding DUF4446 domain-containing protein; this translates as METNILFIIIAILSIFIISLQIQVLFLRRRIRDLFGKEKGKDIEQVLNDYVKGVSHYFEDVEELKKFSQKLFHLVSKSIQKIGFIRFNPFDDVGGDQSFSIALLDLNNDGILISSLFGRDGTRVYSKPITSGKSKYFLSHEEEKALEEAIKNNRSLDVSQKK
- a CDS encoding translation initiation factor IF-3, producing the protein MVKKFRINKEIRFSPLRVIDADGTQLGVLSKEEAFSRAEEYGLDLVEVSPNARPPVVKIMDFGKFKYEQAKAEKKHNQKQKTGELKEIRFGLKIGTHDLDIKLRRAEEFFKDNNKVQIILRFKGREITHKELGFELLKKFIDRLNEISKLEGGIKSQGMSITALLVPK
- a CDS encoding 50S ribosomal protein L35, whose protein sequence is MVKMKTHKGTQKRIKVTKTGKLKRRRAYRSHLLEKKSPKRKSKYSKSFAVSSADEKNVKKLLPSR
- a CDS encoding 50S ribosomal protein L20: MVRVKRGKITRQKHKKVLKATKGMKGVRRSSIKKAKEAVIKALSYSYRDRRAKKRDFRKLWIIRLNNALAEKGISYSKFINQLKVKNIQIDRKTLSDLAVNDSEVFNKLVDEVKK